One segment of Streptomyces sp. YIM 121038 DNA contains the following:
- a CDS encoding cytochrome P450, whose translation MTTVVDRWNIHPEHRWLRGERADPAIQFDETQNLWNVYGHAACREMLSDYRTFSSGTARLLPVSVDASLMEGDLSQMDPPDHRKYRKLLTPAFAPSRIAAMEPRIAAITDELLDAVTGKPDIDLVADLAYPLPVIVVAELLGVPASDRALFKGWADNVIESFSGFTSLDTEQGPEDIREGTRQLQPLLEYLGGHIAERRRRPREDLMTVLATAEIDGERLTDNEAVNIANIMLITGHITTSMVLGNTVLCLDAYPEQGRRVRAERSLVPGAIEDALRLLPPATVLTRATETEAEICGLRVPKDQLMFLWLGAGNRDPLEFQDPDRFDPTRDPNPHFGFGGGIHFCIGAGLARLEGRIALNALLDRFPVLRTDPDTPPSFFDTPDMIGVNKLPLHTV comes from the coding sequence ATGACCACGGTCGTCGACCGGTGGAACATCCACCCCGAGCACCGCTGGCTGCGCGGCGAACGAGCCGACCCGGCCATCCAGTTCGACGAGACCCAGAACCTGTGGAACGTCTACGGACACGCCGCGTGCCGGGAGATGCTCAGCGACTACCGGACCTTCTCCTCCGGCACGGCCCGCCTGCTGCCCGTCAGCGTGGACGCCTCCCTCATGGAGGGCGACCTCTCCCAGATGGACCCGCCGGACCACCGCAAGTACCGCAAACTGCTCACCCCGGCCTTCGCGCCCAGCCGCATCGCCGCGATGGAGCCGCGGATCGCCGCGATCACCGACGAGCTGCTCGACGCCGTCACGGGCAAGCCCGACATCGACCTGGTCGCCGACCTGGCCTATCCGCTGCCGGTCATCGTCGTCGCCGAACTCCTCGGGGTCCCGGCGAGCGACCGCGCCCTGTTCAAGGGCTGGGCGGACAACGTCATCGAGAGCTTCAGCGGGTTCACCTCCCTGGACACCGAACAGGGGCCCGAGGACATCCGCGAGGGCACGCGGCAGCTGCAACCGCTCCTGGAGTACCTGGGCGGGCACATCGCCGAACGCCGCCGCCGGCCCCGCGAGGACCTGATGACCGTGCTCGCCACCGCCGAGATCGACGGCGAACGCCTCACCGACAACGAGGCGGTCAACATCGCCAACATCATGCTGATCACCGGGCACATCACCACCTCGATGGTGCTCGGCAACACCGTGCTCTGCCTGGACGCCTACCCCGAGCAGGGCCGGCGCGTCCGCGCGGAACGGTCCCTGGTCCCCGGCGCCATCGAGGACGCGCTGCGGCTGCTGCCGCCCGCGACCGTGCTCACCCGCGCCACCGAGACCGAGGCCGAGATCTGCGGCCTGCGCGTCCCGAAGGACCAGTTGATGTTCCTGTGGCTGGGCGCGGGCAACCGCGACCCCCTGGAGTTCCAGGACCCCGACCGCTTCGACCCCACCAGGGACCCCAACCCGCACTTCGGGTTCGGCGGGGGCATCCACTTCTGCATCGGCGCCGGACTGGCCCGCCTCGAAGGGCGCATCGCGCTGAACGCGCTCCTCGACCGCTTCCCCGTGCTGCGCACCGACCCGGACACCCCGCCCAGCTTCTTCGACACGCCCGACATGATCGGGGTCAACAAGCTTCCCCTCCACACCGTCTGA
- a CDS encoding ABC transporter permease, producing the protein MNPATTPMRSGLSRGLIELRQAFDRSELINQLLWPVLTLTAVFFLRNKEFQDSGFELGTLVMPGVLGMFIALGMLLMIQYLTVEREDGTLLRAKALPHGIRAYFLGKLVTTSGSIVVYLAILLIPGTFIVDGLRLDAVSAWLTLAWVLALGLVATQSIGAVLGALVSNPRAAGAMSVPVMGLIGISGIFYPITSMPDWLQWVAQVFPVYWLGLGMRSALLPEDMVVVEINDSWRHLETLGVLSAWAALGLILAPLVLGRMARRQSGARVAEYREKALQRTG; encoded by the coding sequence ATGAATCCCGCCACCACACCGATGCGCTCCGGGCTCTCCCGCGGCCTGATCGAGCTGCGCCAGGCGTTCGACCGCTCCGAGCTGATCAACCAGCTGCTGTGGCCCGTGCTGACCCTCACCGCCGTCTTCTTCCTGCGCAACAAGGAGTTCCAGGACAGCGGATTCGAGCTGGGCACCCTCGTGATGCCGGGCGTCCTCGGCATGTTCATCGCCCTGGGAATGCTCCTCATGATCCAGTACCTCACCGTGGAGCGTGAGGACGGCACGCTGCTGCGCGCCAAGGCGCTGCCGCACGGCATCCGCGCCTACTTCCTGGGCAAACTCGTGACCACGTCCGGGTCGATCGTGGTGTACCTCGCGATCCTGCTGATCCCCGGGACGTTCATCGTCGACGGGCTGCGGCTCGACGCGGTGAGCGCCTGGCTCACCCTGGCCTGGGTGCTTGCTCTGGGACTCGTGGCCACGCAGTCCATCGGGGCCGTGCTCGGTGCCCTGGTGTCCAACCCGCGGGCGGCGGGCGCCATGTCGGTCCCGGTCATGGGCCTGATCGGCATCTCCGGGATCTTCTACCCGATCACCTCGATGCCGGACTGGCTCCAGTGGGTCGCCCAGGTCTTCCCGGTGTACTGGCTGGGCCTGGGCATGCGGTCCGCGCTGCTGCCCGAGGACATGGTCGTGGTCGAGATCAACGACTCCTGGCGGCACCTGGAGACCCTCGGCGTCCTCAGCGCGTGGGCGGCCCTCGGGCTGATCCTCGCTCCGCTCGTCCTGGGCCGGATGGCGCGGCGCCAGTCGGGGGCCCGCGTCGCGGAGTACCGCGAGAAGGCCCTGCAGCGCACCGGCTAG
- a CDS encoding ABC transporter ATP-binding protein, producing MKPSDEVALKVDGLRMRYGTNDVLKGVDFQARKGEVLVMLGPNGAGKTTTIEILEGFRKRSAGQVDVLGVDPEHGDEAWWARVGIVLQSWRDHAKWRVRELLAHMGTYYAAYATPDTQRPWDTTELIDHVGLTEHADKQVRMLSGGQRRRLDVAIGLVGRPEVLFLDEPTAGFDPEARRTFHDLILDVVATQETTIMLTTHDLAEAEKLADRIIILNEGRIVADGTAGELAEQFVGEDEVRWSIEGQRYVRSVSDSTRFVRELFERHGGAVAHLEVHRSSLEDTYLFLVRRAESGRSETRADEVKVPTP from the coding sequence CGACGAAGTCGCCCTGAAGGTGGACGGGCTGCGCATGCGCTACGGCACCAACGACGTCCTCAAAGGCGTGGACTTCCAGGCGCGCAAGGGCGAGGTGCTGGTGATGCTGGGCCCCAACGGAGCCGGCAAGACCACCACCATCGAGATTCTGGAAGGCTTCCGGAAGCGGTCGGCCGGGCAGGTCGACGTCCTCGGCGTCGACCCGGAGCACGGCGACGAGGCCTGGTGGGCCCGCGTGGGCATCGTCCTGCAGTCCTGGCGGGACCACGCGAAGTGGCGGGTGCGCGAACTCCTCGCCCACATGGGCACCTACTACGCCGCCTACGCCACCCCGGACACCCAACGCCCGTGGGACACGACGGAGTTGATCGACCACGTCGGCCTGACGGAGCACGCCGACAAACAGGTCAGGATGCTCTCCGGCGGACAGCGCCGACGCCTCGACGTGGCGATCGGCCTGGTCGGCCGCCCCGAGGTCCTGTTCCTCGACGAGCCCACCGCCGGCTTCGACCCGGAGGCGCGGCGCACGTTCCACGACCTCATCCTCGACGTCGTCGCGACGCAGGAGACCACGATCATGCTCACCACGCACGATCTGGCCGAGGCGGAGAAGCTCGCCGACCGCATCATCATCCTCAACGAGGGCCGGATCGTCGCCGACGGCACGGCCGGTGAACTCGCCGAGCAGTTCGTCGGCGAGGACGAGGTGCGCTGGTCCATCGAGGGCCAGCGGTACGTGCGGTCGGTGAGCGACTCCACGCGGTTCGTCCGCGAGCTGTTCGAGCGGCACGGCGGGGCCGTCGCCCATCTCGAAGTCCACCGGTCCTCCCTGGAGGACACCTATCTGTTCCTGGTGCGCCGGGCCGAATCCGGCCGATCCGAGACCCGCGCCGACGAGGTGAAGGTGCCGACGCCATGA
- a CDS encoding non-ribosomal peptide synthetase codes for MATTTGTPPRAAGGARPSAALHDLPPFRHARPEQGRACHAVIVRLPRAVRPAQVHQRWDAALRHWPALHDSRLWETAVPAPPEAPCARERTRREALRPVREAAPPLRAVLLRYADDSADLVLAARRSRVPHAVLDQLADLLVTGSAPGPPPALPDGAEPPPPRCAGLPWGLPDPGRAGTVQVRPLALPEPAAGGGGRLVIGAVALALARYSGATTAEVGRLDPGPGAGPGAAVTVEGIDEDRSLADYLTQVDAALGAAPDATARTERPGVGIVFSPGRDDPGRDDRIHLPFQAPPFPCTLQVVERADGSVESSCWFDEGALCPSVAAAFCASVERLAGCLAKGAGEGEAAGPGAVPLSALPLLDADETAHVLRLGGGGRPRPGAVDVRIEQRFEEVARARPDAVAVTGDGSELTYRQLDERADAVAAGLRALDLPPAGKVGVCLDRDAPLVIALLGVLKAGYAYVPMDRGYPPERLRYIAENARVPVVITDHASFPVSAGVRTVGLDDLATATPTATATATPTATDRGHRAPPPTRSADDPAYVIYTSGSTGRPKGVVVPHHNVLSLLFATAPEFSLGPEDVWTLFHSAAFDFSVWEIWGCLLTGGRLVVVPYWTARDADGFRALLLAQRVTVLNQTPSAFSALAQADRGARGDLLVRLLIFGGEPLDVRLLAPWFARYSPARCRVVNMFGITETTVHVTAHSVTLADVTGESRSVGRPLPGWSVSVRDPRGRVLPPGAAGEIHVGGAGVAHGYLGNPELTRQRFVLDDVSDERLYRSGDKGRLRPDGRLDHLGRLDDQVKIRGHRIEPGEIRSVLTADPRVGAAVVTVTQASAADSASSRIDGYVVLVEPCDPRQILADARRVLPDYMTPTTLTAIPSIPLTTNGKPDLARLPAPAGRAAPHSGTVRDPGPDDVAGRVLAIWSHCLDTEATADDNFFELGGNSLLILRVITAMRERGLPRVAPRDFYVNSTASRFIKLVEERCADES; via the coding sequence ATGGCGACGACGACCGGGACACCGCCGCGCGCGGCCGGGGGAGCGAGGCCCTCGGCCGCACTCCACGACCTGCCGCCCTTCCGGCACGCCCGGCCCGAACAGGGCCGCGCCTGCCACGCGGTGATCGTACGGCTGCCCCGTGCGGTCCGGCCGGCACAGGTCCACCAGCGGTGGGACGCGGCCCTGCGGCACTGGCCCGCGCTGCACGACTCGCGGCTGTGGGAGACCGCCGTTCCGGCGCCGCCCGAGGCGCCCTGTGCCCGCGAGCGGACGCGCCGCGAGGCGCTCCGCCCGGTGCGCGAGGCCGCACCGCCCCTGCGCGCGGTCCTGCTGCGGTACGCCGACGACAGTGCCGACCTCGTGCTCGCGGCCCGGCGCTCCCGCGTCCCCCACGCCGTACTCGACCAGCTCGCCGACCTCCTGGTCACCGGCTCGGCACCCGGCCCGCCCCCGGCACTGCCGGACGGGGCGGAGCCCCCGCCGCCGCGGTGCGCCGGCCTCCCCTGGGGGCTGCCCGACCCTGGACGCGCCGGTACCGTCCAGGTGCGCCCGCTGGCCCTGCCCGAGCCCGCCGCAGGAGGCGGCGGACGGCTGGTCATCGGTGCCGTGGCGCTCGCCCTGGCGCGCTACTCCGGCGCCACGACGGCCGAGGTGGGCCGGCTCGACCCGGGCCCCGGCGCGGGCCCCGGCGCGGCCGTCACCGTGGAAGGGATCGACGAGGACCGGAGCCTGGCCGACTACCTCACCCAGGTCGACGCCGCGCTCGGCGCCGCCCCCGACGCGACGGCACGCACCGAACGGCCCGGCGTGGGCATCGTGTTCTCCCCGGGGCGGGACGACCCGGGGCGGGACGACCGGATCCATCTGCCGTTCCAGGCGCCCCCCTTCCCCTGCACCCTCCAGGTCGTGGAGCGGGCCGACGGCTCGGTGGAGTCGTCCTGCTGGTTCGACGAAGGGGCGCTCTGTCCCTCCGTCGCGGCCGCGTTCTGCGCCAGCGTCGAGCGGTTGGCCGGATGCCTCGCCAAGGGCGCGGGGGAGGGCGAGGCCGCGGGCCCGGGAGCCGTGCCGCTGTCGGCGCTTCCCCTCCTGGACGCGGATGAGACGGCCCACGTCCTGCGGCTCGGCGGTGGCGGCCGCCCGCGCCCCGGCGCCGTCGACGTGCGGATCGAGCAGCGCTTCGAGGAGGTGGCACGGGCACGGCCGGACGCGGTGGCCGTCACGGGCGACGGCTCGGAGCTGACCTACCGCCAGCTCGACGAGCGCGCCGACGCCGTCGCCGCGGGCCTGCGCGCCCTGGACCTGCCCCCGGCCGGCAAGGTCGGCGTCTGCCTGGACCGCGACGCGCCCCTCGTGATCGCCCTGCTCGGCGTCCTCAAAGCGGGATACGCCTACGTGCCCATGGACCGCGGCTACCCGCCGGAGCGGCTGCGGTACATCGCCGAGAACGCCCGGGTCCCCGTGGTCATCACCGACCACGCCTCGTTCCCGGTGAGCGCCGGCGTGCGCACGGTCGGGCTCGACGACCTGGCCACGGCTACGCCCACGGCCACCGCCACGGCTACGCCCACGGCCACGGATCGCGGTCATCGGGCGCCGCCGCCGACCCGCTCCGCCGACGACCCCGCGTACGTCATCTACACCTCCGGATCGACGGGCCGCCCCAAAGGAGTGGTCGTCCCCCACCACAATGTCCTCTCCCTCCTCTTCGCTACCGCCCCGGAATTCTCACTCGGCCCCGAAGACGTCTGGACGCTTTTCCATTCCGCCGCGTTCGACTTCTCGGTCTGGGAGATCTGGGGCTGCCTGCTGACCGGCGGACGGCTCGTCGTCGTGCCCTATTGGACGGCACGCGACGCCGATGGATTCCGCGCGCTTCTGCTGGCGCAACGCGTCACCGTGCTGAATCAGACACCCTCGGCGTTCTCCGCACTGGCCCAGGCGGACCGCGGGGCGCGGGGCGACCTTCTCGTACGGCTCCTGATATTCGGGGGCGAGCCGCTCGACGTGCGGCTGCTCGCCCCCTGGTTCGCCCGCTATTCCCCCGCGCGCTGCCGCGTGGTGAACATGTTCGGAATCACGGAGACCACCGTCCACGTCACCGCGCATTCCGTCACTTTGGCCGATGTGACCGGAGAATCCCGTTCGGTCGGCCGCCCCCTGCCGGGCTGGTCGGTCTCCGTACGCGATCCCCGCGGCCGGGTGCTCCCCCCGGGAGCGGCGGGGGAGATCCACGTCGGCGGCGCGGGCGTCGCCCACGGCTATCTGGGCAACCCCGAGCTGACGCGGCAGCGCTTCGTCCTGGACGACGTCTCGGACGAACGGCTCTATCGCAGCGGCGACAAGGGCAGACTGCGCCCCGACGGGCGACTCGACCACCTGGGCCGCCTCGACGACCAGGTCAAGATCCGCGGTCACCGCATCGAACCGGGCGAGATCCGGTCCGTCCTGACGGCCGACCCCCGGGTGGGCGCGGCCGTCGTCACGGTCACCCAGGCCTCCGCGGCCGACAGCGCGAGCAGCCGGATCGACGGCTACGTGGTGCTCGTCGAGCCGTGCGACCCCCGGCAGATCCTCGCCGACGCCCGCCGGGTCCTGCCGGACTACATGACCCCGACGACCCTCACCGCCATCCCCTCGATCCCGCTCACCACGAACGGCAAGCCGGACCTGGCCCGGCTCCCTGCGCCCGCCGGCCGCGCCGCACCGCACTCCGGCACGGTACGGGACCCCGGCCCCGACGACGTGGCGGGGCGGGTCCTCGCCATCTGGAGCCACTGCCTGGACACCGAAGCGACCGCCGACGACAACTTCTTCGAACTCGGCGGCAACTCGCTGTTGATCCTGCGCGTCATCACCGCCATGCGGGAAAGGGGACTTCCTCGGGTGGCCCCCCGCGACTTCTACGTCAACTCGACCGCGAGCCGATTCATCAAGCTGGTGGAAGAGCGCTGCGCCGACGAGAGTTGA
- a CDS encoding FMN-binding negative transcriptional regulator, protein MFVPRVYREPEESWKIDLVRGNPLGQLVSNGAEGEAPWVTHVPIIIDPRVTEPVTSLSGTTLWGHMNIGNPHWRALGPATPVAVTFSGPHAYVSPTVYETRPAAPTWNFTAVHIAGVLRKVDSTDETLATVQETVRAYEREFGADWSMTESIEYFRRILPGVGAFRIAISLADGMFKLSQEQPPHVRERVRASFACEASTAHREVAALMGRLGTEDRETVSARPAAAPPPSMGTP, encoded by the coding sequence GTGTTCGTTCCTCGTGTCTACCGCGAGCCCGAGGAGTCCTGGAAAATAGATCTTGTGCGTGGGAACCCCCTGGGCCAATTGGTGAGCAATGGAGCGGAAGGAGAGGCCCCGTGGGTGACTCATGTGCCGATCATCATTGACCCCCGGGTGACCGAGCCGGTGACCTCGCTGTCCGGCACCACCTTGTGGGGACACATGAACATTGGGAATCCCCATTGGCGTGCCCTGGGACCGGCCACACCCGTGGCCGTGACGTTCAGCGGCCCGCACGCCTATGTGTCGCCGACGGTGTACGAGACCCGGCCCGCGGCACCCACCTGGAACTTCACGGCTGTTCATATCGCGGGCGTACTGCGTAAGGTTGATTCCACCGACGAGACGCTGGCGACGGTGCAGGAGACGGTCCGGGCATACGAGCGTGAATTCGGGGCCGACTGGTCCATGACGGAATCCATCGAATACTTTCGCCGGATTCTGCCCGGCGTGGGAGCCTTCCGGATCGCCATCTCCCTCGCGGACGGCATGTTCAAGCTCAGCCAGGAGCAACCCCCGCACGTGCGCGAGCGCGTCCGGGCCTCATTCGCGTGCGAAGCGTCCACCGCCCATCGTGAGGTCGCGGCGTTGATGGGCCGACTCGGCACGGAGGACCGCGAAACCGTCTCGGCACGACCGGCCGCGGCACCACCACCGTCCATGGGTACGCCTTAG
- a CDS encoding response regulator transcription factor, with product MRVLKVLVADEQHMVRGALVNLLETERDLQVVASIGRGELVIPAALECHPDVAVIDLDIARLDGLTLAETMHEALPTCRTVILSGLARPGVLLRARTAHVAGLLLKTAPSERLAEAVREVASGHRLVDPQLATLMWDVGENPLSEREAEVLRYVAQGAEPIEIATALQLSVGTIRNYLTAVVAKLNARNRVDAVRIATETGWLP from the coding sequence ATGCGGGTGCTGAAAGTGCTGGTCGCCGACGAGCAACACATGGTTCGTGGGGCGCTGGTGAATTTACTGGAGACGGAACGTGACCTTCAAGTGGTGGCCAGCATCGGCCGTGGCGAACTCGTCATTCCGGCCGCCCTGGAATGCCATCCCGATGTCGCGGTCATCGACCTCGACATCGCCCGGCTCGACGGCCTGACCCTGGCGGAGACGATGCACGAGGCCCTGCCCACCTGCCGGACGGTGATTCTCTCCGGCCTCGCGCGACCGGGCGTGCTGCTGCGGGCGCGCACGGCCCACGTGGCCGGCCTGCTGCTCAAGACGGCCCCGTCCGAACGGCTCGCGGAGGCCGTGCGCGAGGTGGCGTCCGGCCACCGCCTCGTCGATCCCCAACTGGCCACGCTCATGTGGGACGTCGGGGAGAATCCGCTGTCGGAACGGGAGGCCGAGGTGCTGCGGTATGTCGCGCAGGGGGCCGAACCCATAGAGATCGCCACCGCCCTTCAGTTGTCGGTCGGCACGATTCGCAATTACCTGACGGCGGTGGTTGCGAAACTGAATGCGCGCAACAGGGTGGACGCGGTCCGCATCGCGACGGAGACCGGCTGGCTACCTTGA
- a CDS encoding alpha/beta fold hydrolase, protein MTAVSFPLVCLPFAGSGAGFYRAWSKRQDHGVTVLPVQLPGREELFCEEPFTDVVEAAAALAPQVAELVSDVPRFGLFGHSLGAVLSYEIARELGRLGRAGLAHLYVSGSPGPWTGRDDRATGLDDDQFLARVQDFAGYRHAAFDDPDLRDLLLPPLRADVAMHENYKPSSNEPLDVPVTALRGAEDALVTGEHARQWREVTRGPFSYREFPGGHMYLTDGPDALLRALGRD, encoded by the coding sequence ATGACTGCAGTGTCCTTCCCGCTGGTCTGCCTCCCCTTCGCCGGGAGCGGCGCGGGCTTCTACCGCGCCTGGAGCAAGAGACAGGACCACGGCGTCACGGTGCTGCCCGTGCAACTGCCGGGCCGCGAGGAGCTGTTCTGCGAGGAGCCGTTCACCGACGTCGTCGAGGCCGCCGCCGCGCTCGCCCCGCAGGTGGCCGAACTCGTCTCCGACGTACCCCGGTTCGGCCTCTTCGGACACAGCCTCGGCGCCGTGCTCTCGTACGAGATCGCCCGCGAACTCGGCAGACTCGGCAGAGCCGGCCTCGCCCACCTCTACGTCAGCGGCTCTCCCGGGCCCTGGACCGGACGCGACGACCGGGCCACGGGCCTGGACGACGACCAGTTCCTCGCCCGTGTCCAGGACTTCGCCGGATACCGGCACGCGGCGTTCGACGACCCGGACCTGCGGGACCTGCTGCTGCCCCCGCTCCGCGCCGACGTGGCCATGCACGAGAACTACAAGCCCTCGTCGAACGAACCGCTCGACGTGCCGGTGACCGCGCTGCGCGGCGCCGAGGACGCACTCGTCACGGGGGAGCACGCGCGGCAGTGGCGCGAGGTCACCAGGGGCCCGTTCAGCTATCGCGAATTCCCGGGCGGGCACATGTACTTGACCGACGGGCCCGACGCCCTGCTGCGGGCCCTCGGCCGCGACTGA
- a CDS encoding SDR family oxidoreductase, with product MGRSLEGKVVVITGAARGIGRACAVRFAREGADLALLDIAADLPGVGYPLGGPEQLGHTATLCEREGGAVLTAAVDVRDPRAVQAAVAGALDRFGSLDGLVNNAGIAAPAGVPVHEIAESDWALMLDVNLSGAWRMIKAVAPAMVERGAGSIVNVSSTAGLVGYRDFGGYVTAKHGLVGLTKAAALDYAPHRVRVNALCPGSVRDDPLVEGRMLREIGHALRLPDDEHEQLFLRDQPMNALVEPADVAAAALWLTGDASPRVTGTVLTVDAGFTSR from the coding sequence ATGGGCAGGTCACTCGAAGGCAAGGTCGTCGTGATCACGGGGGCCGCCCGCGGCATCGGCCGCGCGTGCGCCGTCCGGTTCGCCCGCGAGGGCGCCGACCTGGCGCTCCTCGACATCGCCGCGGACCTGCCGGGCGTCGGCTACCCCCTCGGCGGCCCCGAGCAGCTCGGCCACACCGCGACCCTGTGCGAGCGGGAAGGCGGCGCGGTCCTCACCGCGGCGGTCGACGTGCGTGATCCGCGGGCCGTCCAGGCGGCGGTCGCCGGGGCCCTCGACCGGTTCGGCTCGCTCGACGGGCTGGTCAACAACGCGGGCATCGCGGCACCGGCAGGCGTTCCGGTCCATGAGATCGCCGAGTCCGACTGGGCGCTCATGCTCGACGTCAACCTCTCCGGCGCCTGGCGCATGATCAAAGCCGTCGCCCCGGCCATGGTGGAGCGGGGGGCCGGCAGCATCGTCAACGTCTCCTCGACCGCGGGCCTCGTCGGCTACCGCGACTTCGGCGGATACGTCACCGCCAAGCACGGCCTCGTCGGCCTGACCAAGGCGGCGGCCCTCGACTACGCGCCCCACCGGGTACGGGTCAACGCGCTGTGCCCCGGGTCCGTACGCGACGATCCGCTGGTCGAGGGGCGGATGCTCCGGGAGATCGGGCACGCGCTGCGGCTGCCCGACGACGAGCACGAACAGCTCTTCCTGCGGGACCAGCCGATGAACGCCCTCGTCGAGCCCGCCGACGTCGCCGCCGCCGCGCTGTGGCTGACCGGGGACGCATCCCCCCGGGTGACGGGCACCGTGCTCACCGTCGACGCGGGTTTCACCAGCAGGTGA
- a CDS encoding cytochrome P450: MHVDEWDVHPKHLWLHGRRPGKIVDYDETLKMWNVYGYPEAVEILTRPSVFSNNCGRLDVGELPEDICAGDFSQMDPPEHRTVRGLVEFAFTPKLVADLETRVEALVHEMLDDQTGKDGFDLVADLATPLPLTVICELLGVPREDRARIHHWSQKMVDDSGDFESPEAAQEDVHALQRAFDLLREMREYWTGLAEVRRREPSEDLLSHLVHAEVEGEKLSETEVFNIANRLVINGHHSTSMLLSNTMLILDAFPDQAARVRADRSLVPTTVEESLRYISPISAVGKATNTDVVVAGTRIPKDQVVMVWTGAANRDERVFTDPHTFDPARTPNPHLGFGRGVHFCVGRRLGRMVAKTAVNVLLDRCPALRTDPDRPPSFIQIADAGGMDSLPVLVN; this comes from the coding sequence ATGCACGTTGACGAATGGGACGTCCACCCGAAGCATTTATGGCTGCATGGCCGCCGTCCGGGAAAGATCGTGGATTACGACGAGACCCTGAAAATGTGGAACGTCTACGGCTATCCGGAGGCCGTCGAAATCCTCACCCGGCCCTCGGTATTCTCGAACAACTGCGGACGTCTTGACGTCGGCGAGCTGCCCGAGGACATCTGCGCGGGCGACTTCTCCCAGATGGACCCGCCCGAGCACCGCACGGTGCGCGGCCTGGTCGAGTTCGCCTTCACGCCGAAGCTGGTGGCCGACCTGGAGACCCGCGTCGAGGCCCTCGTCCACGAGATGCTGGACGACCAGACGGGCAAGGACGGCTTCGACCTGGTGGCCGACCTGGCGACACCGCTGCCGCTGACCGTGATCTGCGAACTCCTCGGAGTGCCGCGCGAGGACCGCGCCCGGATCCACCACTGGTCCCAGAAGATGGTCGACGACTCCGGGGACTTCGAGTCGCCCGAGGCCGCGCAGGAGGACGTGCACGCGCTCCAGCGCGCCTTCGACCTGCTCCGCGAGATGCGCGAGTACTGGACCGGCCTCGCCGAGGTGCGGCGGCGCGAGCCGAGCGAGGACCTGCTCAGCCACCTCGTGCACGCGGAGGTCGAGGGCGAGAAGCTGAGCGAGACCGAGGTGTTCAACATCGCCAACCGCCTGGTGATCAACGGCCACCACAGCACGTCGATGCTCCTCAGCAACACCATGCTGATCCTGGACGCCTTCCCCGACCAGGCGGCCCGGGTCCGCGCGGACCGCTCCCTCGTGCCCACCACGGTCGAGGAGTCGCTGCGGTACATCTCGCCCATCTCGGCGGTCGGCAAGGCCACCAACACCGACGTCGTGGTGGCCGGGACCCGCATCCCCAAGGACCAGGTGGTCATGGTGTGGACGGGCGCCGCCAACCGCGACGAGCGCGTCTTCACCGACCCGCACACCTTCGACCCGGCGCGCACCCCCAACCCCCATCTGGGCTTCGGCCGCGGCGTCCACTTCTGCGTGGGCAGGCGCCTGGGACGCATGGTCGCCAAGACCGCGGTGAACGTGCTCCTGGACCGGTGCCCGGCCCTGCGCACCGACCCGGACCGTCCCCCCTCGTTCATCCAGATCGCCGACGCCGGAGGCATGGACAGCCTGCCCGTCCTGGTCAACTGA